The following are encoded together in the Sphingomonas insulae genome:
- the flhA gene encoding flagellar biosynthesis protein FlhA — protein MVVPIPAFLLDIFFVANIAISLAVLMVSLNAQKPLDFSSFPTVLLFATLFRLGLNVASTRIVLVHGHEGEAAAGHVIEAFGTFLIGGDYVVGIFVFAILMIINLIVVTKGAGRVSEVSARFTLDALPGKQMAIDADLNAGLITPEDAKKRRVEVATEADFYGSMDGSSKFVKGDAVAAMLILAANVIGGLILGPVSHGMTIAAAAKSYILLAIGDALVAQLPSLMLSIAAAAIVTRVSSDKDLAGQIGGQFGSPRTWTPVAIILGLLGLLPGMPHMVILTTAAIAGFAAWKLRQIERRPVVAALPAVAEEPVDPSKIGWDEVTDGMQVNFDIGYGLVPLVDPRRGAPLMGRITGVRRQLSRDLGFVVPQCRVRDDINLAPYTYRIVVNGVVLGEDQVSPDEMLALDTGQAYGDLTGKKAKDPTFGLDATWIPAGDADAATGAGFLVVDAGTVMATHLNHVLGAHATDLLGPDEVQSLLDGLKERAAQLVATLTPNPLPLTTLTQVLKGLLAENIPLKEFRRIAQAISVAATRSADAEEIIELIRPELGQLIIQKLCGVREPLRVMTLEGQLEGLLGQAARADQSRRHVIEPDLGRRIVDALQQAAQPLIAEAKPFALVVQPAIRIAIRKLVKTVLPDTPVLSFFEVPEEKAVEVVAVIGAPQQHQALAA, from the coding sequence ATGGTCGTGCCGATCCCGGCGTTCCTGCTCGATATCTTCTTCGTGGCCAATATCGCGATCAGCCTCGCGGTGCTGATGGTCTCGCTCAATGCGCAAAAGCCGCTCGACTTCTCGTCCTTCCCCACCGTCCTGCTGTTCGCCACCCTGTTCCGCCTCGGCCTCAACGTCGCCTCGACGCGCATCGTACTGGTCCATGGACATGAGGGCGAAGCCGCCGCCGGTCACGTCATCGAGGCGTTCGGCACGTTCCTGATCGGCGGTGACTATGTCGTCGGCATCTTCGTCTTCGCGATCCTGATGATCATCAACCTGATCGTCGTCACCAAGGGCGCCGGCCGCGTTTCGGAAGTCAGCGCGCGCTTCACCCTCGACGCCCTGCCCGGCAAGCAGATGGCGATCGACGCCGATCTCAACGCCGGCCTCATCACGCCGGAAGACGCCAAGAAGCGCCGTGTCGAGGTCGCCACCGAGGCCGATTTCTACGGCTCGATGGACGGTTCGTCCAAGTTCGTGAAGGGCGACGCGGTCGCCGCGATGCTGATCCTCGCCGCCAACGTGATCGGCGGCCTGATCCTGGGTCCCGTCAGCCACGGCATGACGATCGCCGCCGCGGCGAAAAGCTATATCCTGCTCGCGATCGGCGACGCACTCGTCGCGCAGCTGCCGTCGCTGATGCTGTCGATCGCCGCCGCCGCCATCGTCACCCGCGTGTCGTCTGACAAGGACCTCGCCGGCCAGATCGGCGGCCAGTTCGGCTCCCCGCGCACCTGGACCCCGGTGGCGATCATCCTCGGCTTGCTCGGCCTACTGCCCGGCATGCCGCATATGGTGATCCTCACCACCGCCGCCATCGCCGGCTTCGCCGCCTGGAAACTGCGCCAGATCGAACGCCGTCCGGTCGTGGCAGCGCTGCCAGCAGTCGCCGAGGAACCCGTCGATCCGTCGAAGATCGGCTGGGACGAGGTGACCGACGGCATGCAGGTCAATTTCGACATCGGCTATGGCCTGGTGCCGCTGGTCGATCCGCGTCGCGGTGCGCCGCTGATGGGCCGCATCACCGGCGTTCGCCGCCAACTCAGCCGCGACCTCGGCTTCGTCGTGCCGCAATGCCGGGTGCGCGACGACATCAATCTCGCACCCTACACCTATCGTATCGTCGTCAACGGTGTCGTGCTGGGCGAAGATCAGGTCTCACCGGACGAGATGCTCGCGCTCGATACGGGCCAGGCCTATGGCGACCTTACCGGCAAGAAGGCGAAGGACCCGACCTTCGGCCTCGATGCGACGTGGATCCCCGCCGGCGATGCCGATGCGGCGACGGGCGCAGGCTTCCTTGTCGTCGACGCCGGCACCGTCATGGCGACGCACCTCAACCACGTGCTCGGCGCCCACGCCACCGATCTGCTGGGGCCGGACGAGGTCCAGTCGCTGCTCGACGGGCTGAAGGAGCGCGCCGCGCAACTGGTCGCGACGCTGACCCCCAACCCGCTGCCCCTTACCACCCTCACCCAGGTCCTGAAGGGCCTGCTCGCGGAGAACATCCCCTTGAAGGAGTTCCGTCGTATCGCGCAGGCGATCTCCGTCGCCGCCACCCGCAGTGCCGATGCCGAGGAGATCATCGAACTGATCCGTCCGGAGCTGGGTCAGCTCATCATCCAGAAGCTGTGCGGCGTGCGCGAGCCGTTGCGTGTGATGACGCTGGAGGGCCAGTTGGAAGGGCTGCTCGGCCAGGCGGCGCGGGCCGACCAGTCGCGCCGCCACGTGATCGAGCCCGACCTTGGCCGCCGTATCGTCGATGCGTTGCAACAGGCAGCGCAGCCGCTGATAGCCGAGGCCAAGCCATTTGCGCTCGTCGTCCAGCCGGCGATCCGCATCGCCATCCGCAAGCTGGTGAAGACCGTCTTGCCCGACACGCCGGTCCTCTCCTTCTTTGAAGTACCCGAGGAAAAAGCGGTCGAGGTCGTCGCCGTCATCGGCGCACCGCAGCAGCATCAGGCGCTGGCGGCATGA
- a CDS encoding lytic transglycosylase domain-containing protein, whose translation MTVNPISASRVQSAIALASSKTGVDFDYLLGQAKLESGLNTNARAGTSSASGLYQFVEQSWLAVVKKHGAEHGMAWAADSIGQSAGGRYTVGDSATRSAILNLRNDPTAASMMAAEHASDNKDVLEDALGRSTNGTDLYMAHFLGIGGAKKFLSAMQSNPGATAASLFPQAAGANRSIFYASNGQPRTLSAIYQRFADKLGAANGSDSVSETRRANLAFAAQALDVDGSTVVTGNNESAEDALAWATQAMTRMGGRFSAGAAMPNSLLRPSPNNARLAYMMLASMGGR comes from the coding sequence ATGACCGTCAATCCGATCTCTGCCAGCCGCGTTCAATCGGCGATCGCGCTTGCAAGCAGCAAGACGGGCGTGGATTTCGACTATCTCCTCGGCCAGGCCAAGCTCGAAAGCGGGCTCAACACCAACGCGCGTGCCGGCACCTCCTCGGCATCGGGCCTGTATCAGTTCGTCGAACAGAGCTGGCTGGCGGTGGTCAAGAAACACGGCGCGGAACATGGCATGGCCTGGGCCGCCGACAGCATCGGCCAGTCCGCCGGCGGCCGCTACACGGTGGGGGACAGCGCCACCCGTTCCGCCATCCTCAACCTCCGCAACGATCCCACGGCCGCCTCGATGATGGCGGCCGAGCATGCCTCCGACAACAAGGACGTGCTGGAGGATGCGCTGGGTCGCTCCACCAACGGTACCGACTTGTACATGGCGCATTTCCTGGGGATCGGCGGCGCCAAGAAATTCCTGTCGGCGATGCAATCCAATCCGGGCGCGACCGCGGCGTCGCTGTTCCCGCAAGCTGCCGGCGCCAACCGCTCGATCTTCTACGCCTCGAACGGGCAGCCGCGCACCCTCTCGGCGATCTACCAGCGCTTCGCCGACAAGCTCGGCGCGGCGAACGGTAGCGATAGCGTCAGCGAAACGCGTCGAGCCAATCTCGCCTTCGCCGCACAGGCACTCGATGTCGACGGATCGACCGTCGTCACCGGTAACAACGAAAGTGCCGAAGACGCCCTCGCCTGGGCGACGCAGGCCATGACCCGGATGGGCGGACGTTTCAGCGCTGGCGCGGCGATGCCGAACAGCCTGCTGCGTCCATCGCCCAACAACGCAAGGCTTGCCTATATGATGCTCGCCAGCATGGGGGGCCGCTGA
- a CDS encoding flagellar protein FlgN: MKRREALIRVIDALHEEIAALKSNDVVALERATQDKLAGIEQIAALGTGPAGDEIRELADEANRLNETCRIYVNLMAANVRRRLQILTGDAGHGFRPTLVSAYA, encoded by the coding sequence ATGAAGCGGCGTGAAGCCCTGATCCGCGTCATCGACGCGCTGCATGAAGAGATCGCCGCGCTGAAATCCAACGACGTGGTCGCGTTGGAACGCGCTACGCAGGACAAGCTGGCCGGCATCGAACAGATCGCGGCGCTCGGCACGGGTCCAGCAGGCGATGAGATCCGCGAGCTGGCCGACGAGGCGAACCGCCTGAACGAAACCTGCCGCATCTATGTGAATCTGATGGCGGCAAATGTTCGCCGCCGCCTGCAAATCCTGACCGGTGATGCCGGCCATGGTTTCCGCCCGACGCTGGTGTCCGCCTACGCCTGA
- the flgM gene encoding flagellar biosynthesis anti-sigma factor FlgM → MVESIGSTPLNGSGSVSRVAAPAAAPTVQPTLTKAAQQAPVTADTQLSNLAKTLAASPPVDSDRVEEIRKAIQNGSFPILPATIADRLLALKMNWDGHEAA, encoded by the coding sequence ATGGTGGAATCGATCGGCTCAACGCCGCTGAACGGAAGTGGGAGCGTCTCACGCGTCGCCGCACCCGCGGCTGCGCCGACGGTGCAACCGACGCTGACGAAGGCGGCGCAACAGGCGCCGGTGACGGCGGATACGCAACTCAGCAATCTGGCCAAGACGCTCGCCGCGTCGCCCCCGGTCGACAGCGATCGCGTCGAGGAGATCAGGAAGGCGATCCAGAACGGGTCGTTTCCCATTCTGCCCGCGACGATCGCGGACCGGCTCCTTGCCCTCAAGATGAACTGGGACGGCCATGAAGCGGCGTGA
- a CDS encoding flagella basal body P-ring formation protein FlgA, which translates to MTLFPLLLAPLLAAAPMGGVVAFQDIGGLDRAVAAFTSRPVGAEGGARTPIDPRLRLAQCSTVALAWRTEAHDAVVVSCSGPDWRIFVPVIRAVAVAPTTAARPAVAAAVKAEPVIRRGDPVVIEAGSNGFSISREGVAMADAPPGGRFMVKVEDAKGPVQAIAIEPGHATLPGWGE; encoded by the coding sequence ATGACCCTGTTCCCCCTCCTGCTCGCTCCCTTGCTTGCGGCCGCTCCGATGGGCGGCGTCGTCGCCTTCCAGGACATCGGCGGTCTCGATCGCGCCGTCGCCGCCTTCACCAGCCGGCCGGTCGGCGCGGAAGGGGGCGCGCGCACGCCGATCGATCCGCGGCTGCGGCTGGCCCAATGCTCCACCGTGGCGCTCGCGTGGCGTACCGAGGCGCATGATGCCGTCGTCGTCTCGTGCTCGGGACCGGACTGGCGCATCTTCGTGCCGGTGATCCGCGCCGTGGCAGTGGCACCAACCACGGCAGCGCGCCCCGCGGTCGCCGCTGCGGTGAAGGCGGAACCGGTCATCCGTCGCGGCGACCCCGTCGTTATCGAGGCGGGCTCCAATGGCTTTTCGATCAGCCGCGAAGGCGTGGCGATGGCAGATGCCCCGCCCGGTGGTCGCTTCATGGTCAAGGTCGAGGATGCCAAGGGACCGGTACAGGCGATCGCGATCGAGCCCGGCCACGCGACGCTTCCCGGCTGGGGCGAATGA
- a CDS encoding MotA/TolQ/ExbB proton channel family protein, translating into MIAQLFDPVALAIVGGGTLLATLLRAPARDAARAVSALRVLIRRPFCADALLDQIAAQARIAKRHGIVALDKSVIADPDVAAAIAAIVDGATPRETEALLRYLRQARIERHVAAADIWSAAAEAAPAMGMVGTLIGLAGMFANMTDPKAIGGAMAIALLATLYGALLANLLLMPICHRLRAAGRIEAFERARIEGPLVALALRETPRHQLQSVA; encoded by the coding sequence TTGATCGCCCAGCTCTTCGATCCCGTCGCGCTCGCCATCGTCGGCGGGGGTACGTTGCTCGCGACGCTATTGCGGGCGCCCGCGCGGGATGCCGCGAGGGCCGTGTCGGCATTGCGCGTACTGATCCGTCGTCCGTTCTGCGCCGATGCCTTGCTCGACCAGATTGCGGCACAGGCGCGGATCGCCAAGCGCCACGGCATCGTCGCGCTCGATAAATCCGTGATCGCCGATCCCGACGTCGCGGCCGCCATCGCCGCGATCGTCGACGGCGCCACGCCGCGCGAGACCGAAGCCTTGCTGCGCTACCTCCGGCAGGCGCGGATCGAACGGCACGTGGCCGCCGCCGACATCTGGTCCGCCGCTGCAGAGGCCGCACCGGCGATGGGCATGGTCGGAACGCTGATCGGACTGGCCGGCATGTTTGCCAATATGACGGATCCCAAGGCGATCGGCGGCGCGATGGCGATCGCTCTCCTTGCGACGCTTTATGGCGCTCTGCTGGCCAATCTCTTGCTGATGCCGATTTGCCACCGCCTGCGTGCCGCCGGTCGCATCGAAGCGTTCGAACGCGCCCGTATCGAGGGGCCGCTGGTCGCTCTCGCCTTGCGCGAGACGCCTCGCCACCAACTGCAAAGCGTCGCATGA
- the flgB gene encoding flagellar basal body rod protein FlgB — protein sequence MAADSLFGVHGAALEVRSQRMGVLASNIANSSTPGFKARDIDFKSALASMEGDGGDRGIAAATKYRVPLQTSMDGNTVELNQEQTAFAENAVQYQTTLSFLNGRIGQITRALKGE from the coding sequence ATGGCCGCAGACAGTCTGTTCGGAGTTCATGGGGCCGCCCTCGAAGTGCGTTCGCAGCGCATGGGCGTGCTGGCATCGAACATCGCCAACTCCTCGACGCCCGGCTTCAAGGCGCGGGATATCGACTTCAAGTCGGCGCTTGCGTCGATGGAAGGGGACGGCGGCGATCGGGGGATCGCCGCCGCCACCAAATATCGCGTGCCGCTGCAGACGTCGATGGACGGCAACACCGTCGAGCTGAACCAGGAGCAGACCGCCTTCGCCGAGAATGCCGTTCAGTACCAGACGACGCTGTCGTTCCTGAACGGGCGTATCGGCCAGATCACCCGCGCGTTGAAGGGAGAATAA
- the flgC gene encoding flagellar basal body rod protein FlgC codes for MADPISVFQVAGRAMSAQLVRMNTTASNLANAGGTTGSADTAYKTMKPVFRTSFDAASGLATVDVEKIVTAGEAPTKVYDPNNPLADKDGNIYQAAVDESRELVDMMETARSYQNNVEVMNTAKQLTIDTLKLGR; via the coding sequence ATGGCCGACCCCATCAGCGTGTTCCAGGTCGCTGGCCGCGCGATGAGCGCGCAGTTGGTTCGCATGAACACGACCGCGTCCAACCTGGCGAACGCCGGCGGTACGACCGGTTCGGCGGACACTGCCTACAAGACGATGAAGCCGGTGTTCCGCACCAGCTTCGATGCGGCATCCGGTCTGGCGACCGTCGATGTCGAAAAGATCGTCACCGCGGGCGAAGCGCCGACCAAGGTCTACGATCCCAATAACCCGCTCGCCGACAAGGATGGCAATATCTACCAGGCCGCCGTCGACGAAAGCCGCGAGCTCGTCGACATGATGGAGACGGCCCGTTCCTACCAGAACAACGTCGAGGTGATGAACACTGCAAAGCAGCTCACCATCGATACCCTCAAGCTGGGCCGCTGA
- a CDS encoding flagellar hook assembly protein FlgD, translating to MVTTASAFDNTLSQLGIKRSTPTTANTTASGASTATGKTKTTLDQSDFLTLLTTQLKNQDPFAPMDNTQMVAQMAQFSSVAGISEMNKTLSGVATKLGSTTASDAMSYVGKTVLTEGSTAYPKSTGGIDGAVELDDAATSVTVSIADGKGGTLRSLQLGAQKKGTATFDWDGKDGAGNDVGSGPFTITTFATSGDKTVTSRTLVWAPVESVSLPSSGAPKLKVVGIGDVDPSDVRSAT from the coding sequence ATGGTGACGACTGCTTCCGCCTTCGACAACACGCTGAGCCAGCTCGGCATCAAGCGTTCGACGCCGACCACCGCGAACACGACCGCCAGCGGCGCTTCCACGGCGACTGGCAAGACCAAGACGACGCTCGACCAGTCCGATTTCCTGACGCTGCTGACGACGCAGCTGAAGAATCAGGACCCGTTTGCGCCGATGGACAACACCCAGATGGTCGCCCAGATGGCGCAATTCTCGTCCGTCGCGGGCATCAGCGAGATGAACAAGACGCTGAGCGGCGTCGCGACCAAATTGGGCTCGACCACCGCCAGCGATGCGATGAGCTATGTCGGCAAGACGGTGCTGACCGAAGGGTCGACCGCCTATCCCAAGTCGACCGGCGGCATCGACGGCGCGGTCGAGCTCGACGACGCCGCGACCTCGGTCACCGTCTCGATCGCCGATGGGAAGGGCGGCACGCTGCGCTCGCTCCAGCTCGGCGCGCAGAAGAAGGGGACCGCCACCTTCGACTGGGACGGCAAGGACGGCGCCGGCAACGATGTCGGCTCGGGTCCCTTCACCATTACCACCTTCGCCACCAGCGGCGACAAGACGGTCACCAGCCGCACGCTCGTCTGGGCGCCGGTCGAATCCGTGTCGCTGCCCTCCAGCGGCGCACCCAAGCTCAAGGTCGTCGGGATCGGTGATGTCGATCCGTCGGACGTCCGCTCCGCCACCTGA
- a CDS encoding flagellar hook protein FlgE, whose amino-acid sequence MSFYTSLSGLQASQTDMNTISHNLANVSTTGFKKSRVEFSDVIASSVSTDPRKMVGSGVVVKATTQQFKEGNLQGTTNALDLAVMGEGFFTVKTTGASDSIAYTRNGAFSVDSSRNVVDGQGSFLMVYPVDGDGNVTATGEDGLTNLQLQQTSGTPEATKDVATSINVSGTSTVKTTKFDRTDTTTYNNSVATRIYDANGNPMTMTSYYVRTKVPDATAGTESTWEVHTYIGDKPLEVGGSTDPVEITFGSTGAITKPLTPIKYDKFIPLSGAAEQQISLNLANSTQLSSAFAVNSKSQDGVAVGQLSGVTVNSEGLIQASFSNGDIVPLGKVALAKFSTPTGLRQIGNSYWSATGLSGSATMGSASADGFGSLMSGQIEGSNVDITEELVNLIAAQRNFQANSKALDTANQVSQTIIQIRN is encoded by the coding sequence ATGTCCTTCTACACCTCGCTCTCCGGTCTCCAGGCTTCGCAGACCGACATGAACACCATTTCGCACAACCTCGCCAACGTCTCGACGACGGGCTTCAAGAAGAGCCGCGTCGAATTTTCCGACGTCATCGCCTCCAGCGTGTCGACCGATCCGCGCAAGATGGTCGGTTCCGGCGTCGTGGTGAAGGCAACGACGCAGCAGTTCAAGGAGGGCAACCTTCAGGGAACCACCAACGCGCTCGACCTCGCCGTGATGGGCGAAGGCTTCTTCACCGTGAAGACCACGGGCGCCAGTGATTCCATCGCCTATACCCGCAACGGTGCGTTCTCGGTCGATTCGAGCCGCAACGTCGTCGATGGCCAGGGCAGCTTCCTGATGGTCTATCCGGTCGACGGCGATGGCAACGTCACCGCGACGGGTGAGGACGGGCTCACCAACCTGCAGCTGCAACAGACCAGCGGCACGCCGGAAGCGACGAAGGATGTCGCCACCTCGATCAACGTGTCGGGCACCTCGACGGTCAAGACGACGAAGTTCGATCGTACCGACACGACGACCTACAACAATTCGGTCGCGACGCGCATCTACGATGCCAACGGCAATCCGATGACGATGACCAGCTATTACGTCCGCACCAAGGTGCCAGACGCGACCGCCGGCACCGAGAGCACGTGGGAGGTCCACACCTACATCGGCGACAAGCCGCTGGAAGTGGGTGGCAGCACCGATCCGGTCGAGATCACCTTCGGCAGCACCGGGGCGATCACCAAGCCGCTGACACCGATCAAATACGACAAGTTCATCCCGCTTTCGGGCGCCGCGGAACAGCAGATCTCGCTCAACCTCGCCAATTCGACGCAGCTGTCGTCGGCGTTCGCGGTCAACAGCAAGAGCCAGGACGGCGTCGCCGTCGGCCAGCTGTCGGGCGTGACGGTCAATTCGGAAGGCCTGATCCAGGCGAGCTTCTCGAATGGCGACATCGTACCGCTGGGCAAGGTGGCGCTGGCCAAGTTCTCAACGCCGACGGGCCTCAGGCAGATCGGCAACAGCTATTGGTCGGCGACCGGCCTGTCGGGATCGGCGACGATGGGGTCGGCGAGCGCGGACGGCTTCGGTTCGCTGATGTCGGGCCAGATCGAGGGATCGAACGTCGACATCACCGAAGAGCTGGTCAACCTGATCGCGGCGCAGCGCAACTTCCAGGCGAATTCGAAGGCGCTCGATACCGCGAACCAGGTCTCGCAGACCATCATCCAGATCCGCAACTAA
- the flgF gene encoding flagellar basal-body rod protein FlgF — protein MDKLVYTAATGLRAHMQAQAAIANNMANASTTGFRADRVIFDRIELKGGGTQLEARMPTSEEVTDADRAPGAIQSTGRALDVAITGNSDWLAVQAGDGSEAYTRRGDLDVAASGVLQTGDGFIVQGQSGPITVPPHDSLSIAADGTITIVPQGGDPKNPQVLDRLKLVDTKGSVTLKGMDNLLRVKGGGTLPANLDAKVQGGALEGSNVNMTQALVDMIENQRNYEVQANLMKSAKDMDESSTSVMRLPS, from the coding sequence ATGGACAAGTTGGTCTACACGGCGGCGACAGGCCTGCGTGCGCACATGCAGGCGCAGGCGGCGATCGCCAACAATATGGCGAACGCGTCCACCACCGGCTTCCGCGCCGACCGCGTGATCTTCGACCGGATCGAGCTGAAGGGCGGTGGCACACAGCTGGAAGCGCGGATGCCGACCAGCGAAGAGGTGACCGACGCCGATCGCGCGCCGGGGGCGATCCAGTCGACCGGACGCGCGCTGGACGTCGCGATCACCGGCAACAGCGACTGGCTGGCGGTGCAGGCGGGCGACGGCAGCGAAGCCTATACGCGTCGCGGCGACCTAGACGTTGCGGCATCGGGCGTGCTCCAGACCGGCGACGGCTTCATCGTCCAGGGTCAGTCGGGCCCGATCACGGTGCCGCCGCACGACAGCCTGTCGATCGCAGCCGATGGCACGATCACCATCGTGCCGCAGGGAGGCGACCCCAAGAACCCGCAGGTGCTCGACCGGCTGAAGCTGGTCGATACCAAAGGGTCGGTGACGCTGAAGGGCATGGACAATCTGTTGCGCGTGAAGGGCGGCGGCACGCTGCCGGCCAATCTGGACGCCAAGGTACAGGGCGGGGCGCTGGAAGGCTCCAACGTCAACATGACGCAGGCGCTGGTCGACATGATCGAGAACCAGCGCAATTACGAGGTTCAGGCCAATTTGATGAAATCGGCCAAGGATATGGACGAGAGCAGCACATCCGTGATGCGTCTCCCGAGTTAA
- the flgG gene encoding flagellar basal-body rod protein FlgG — protein MSSSAMHIARTGLDAQDTRMRVISNNLANVNTTGFKRDRAAFETLAYQTITAPGAQSTAETKYATGLNLGTGVKVQGTARIDTQGSLTQTGNSFDLALDGDGYFQVQLPGGELGYTRAGNFNRSPEGLLVTSEGYQVMPGITVPTNATQVTIGTDGTVTAQVPGQTEGTNIGQIQVASFANPTGLQSTGDNYLKETASSGAANLGIAGEDGRGRVRQGNLEASNVNVVEELVDMIETQRAYEVNSKMISSSDEMLKYVNQNL, from the coding sequence ATGTCCTCTTCCGCCATGCATATCGCGCGTACCGGGCTCGACGCCCAGGATACGCGCATGCGGGTCATCTCGAACAACCTCGCCAACGTCAACACGACGGGGTTCAAGCGGGATCGTGCCGCATTCGAGACGTTGGCCTATCAGACGATCACCGCGCCCGGCGCGCAGTCGACCGCGGAAACCAAATACGCGACCGGCCTGAACCTTGGCACCGGTGTGAAGGTCCAGGGCACCGCCCGCATCGACACGCAAGGGTCGCTGACGCAGACGGGCAACAGCTTCGACCTGGCGCTGGACGGCGATGGTTATTTCCAGGTGCAGCTGCCCGGCGGCGAGCTGGGCTACACCCGCGCCGGCAATTTCAACCGCAGCCCGGAAGGCCTGCTGGTAACGTCGGAAGGCTATCAGGTGATGCCCGGCATCACCGTGCCGACCAACGCGACGCAGGTGACGATCGGCACCGACGGCACCGTCACCGCGCAGGTGCCGGGCCAGACCGAAGGCACCAACATCGGCCAGATCCAGGTGGCGAGCTTCGCCAACCCGACGGGGCTGCAATCGACCGGCGACAATTACCTGAAGGAAACCGCATCGTCGGGCGCCGCCAACCTCGGCATCGCCGGCGAGGACGGTCGCGGCCGGGTGCGTCAGGGCAATCTGGAGGCATCCAACGTCAACGTCGTCGAGGAACTCGTCGACATGATCGAGACGCAGCGCGCCTATGAGGTCAATTCCAAGATGATCTCTTCCTCCGACGAAATGCTCAAATACGTGAATCAGAACCTGTAA
- a CDS encoding flagellar basal body L-ring protein FlgH, translating into MASAPNPFRPGAFIAGHWAEIALAAASGLLVLAALVPGQADASIFGKKTPPEDFTVVRAPIAPPPVPANGSIFQASDGYAALYEGWRARRVGDPLTIVLVERTAASKSSSSKLDSKGQGNITLPTTGALNLFSPTDATLSGGRGFNGQGQADQANSLSGEVSVTVAEVYPNGTMLVQGQKRVTLNRGDEFVRIKGIVRTADVGADNRVLSTRVADAQIAYTGKGDVARAGRQGWLSRFFSVVSPF; encoded by the coding sequence ATGGCATCCGCACCCAATCCTTTTCGCCCCGGCGCGTTCATCGCCGGTCATTGGGCCGAGATCGCGCTGGCCGCAGCATCGGGCCTGCTCGTCCTTGCCGCGCTCGTGCCGGGGCAGGCGGACGCCAGCATCTTCGGCAAGAAGACGCCGCCGGAAGACTTCACCGTCGTGCGTGCGCCAATCGCGCCGCCGCCCGTGCCCGCCAACGGTTCGATCTTTCAGGCGAGCGATGGCTATGCCGCGCTGTACGAGGGCTGGCGCGCGCGCCGGGTCGGCGATCCGCTGACGATCGTGCTGGTCGAGCGCACCGCGGCGTCGAAATCGTCGAGTTCGAAGCTGGATTCGAAGGGTCAGGGCAATATTACGCTGCCGACCACCGGCGCGCTCAACCTGTTCAGCCCTACCGATGCGACGCTGAGCGGCGGTCGCGGCTTCAACGGGCAGGGACAGGCGGATCAGGCCAATTCGCTGTCGGGCGAGGTGTCCGTCACCGTCGCCGAGGTCTATCCCAACGGCACGATGCTGGTGCAGGGGCAGAAGCGCGTCACGCTGAACCGCGGCGACGAATTCGTCCGGATCAAGGGGATCGTCCGCACCGCCGACGTCGGCGCCGACAACCGCGTATTGTCGACCCGGGTCGCCGATGCGCAGATCGCCTACACCGGCAAGGGCGACGTCGCCCGTGCCGGACGGCAGGGCTGGCTCAGCCGGTTCTTCTCCGTCGTCTCGCCATTTTGA